A window of Deltaproteobacteria bacterium genomic DNA:
GGAAGTTGTTATCCTCCTGCAAAGAACGGATACACTGCTCCATCTCCTCCAGGCAACCGTCGCCATCCAGGTAATGTGTCGGCGGCAAAGAACCGGCCATAATGGCCGACAGGCCCCTGGCGCGGATCTTTTGCAGGAGATCGCCCATACGTTCCAGGCAATCGCCATCAGGCTGGACAGGAGCGCCCTTGACAGTCACGACGCCGGCCAAACCGCAACACAGGAGCTGCCGGCGCAAGGGGAAAATAATGATGGCCGGCCCGCATACCTTGCGGGTATCGCGGCCTATGTATATCCGGTATTTTTTTAACGATTGGAAGGTTTGCGCAATGTATTTAAACCACATGAATTATCCTAAGTTGAGTGAAAGGTGAATAATTTGTTCTTTTCACCTTTCACTATTCACTGTTAAAGAAACGTAAGGAGGGCAGAACTGCGAGCGCCCGGCCGGAAACCTGCTCCACAATCCGTTGCAACCACTGTGTCCCGGCCTGTCTGGCATCCGCATTCAAGGCCCTGATCACGGCGATATAGTCGTCGCCGGGCGACCCCTGTTTGAGGAACATCTCGAGAAATGTGTCACGATATCGCCGCATCACGTCGTCTGCCTCCAGCGGCGCTTGCAAACAGACCTCCAGCTCCGGCCATTTTTCCGCCAGCTCCAGTTGCCGGCGGAGCATATCCACTTCACCGCCGCCCTTAGACTTACCAAGAGCCGCGGATTTATGCATCTTTTCGGAAAATACTCGCAATTGCTTGATCCGTTCCCCGATGGCCGACTCGATAAGATCAAGGGCGCCGGCCATGAGCGCCTCGCCCATTTCCCGTTTCCGGAAGAAAGGACTGCGCACGTGCAGATACCATTGCTGCAGGGCCAAGAGGTTCGCGATATAGTTGATATTATTATAAACTTTCCCTCTTATATCCCCGTAGAAACCGGCCTGATAATCCTGCCGGAGCGGTCGGCCTTCCCCACCGTGCAGCAACTTGGCGCCTGCACTGTCGCGTCGCCAGACCGTACCGGCGGTAATGACCGTACCATAATCAATCCTGAGCGGACCAACCATCCCCCCCTGGCCGCCGAGAAAAATGGGGGCTTGGTCGAGCATGACTCCCTGCGGAACATCGCCGATCAGGGAAGGGGTGGCCTTATCCTGTTGCGGTGTGTAATTGAAATGCACATAAGAACTGCCGACCTCGCTATGAGCATCGCGGCCCGTACCTCCGGCCATCAGGCAGTCGCAAAAATTAATCAGGCTGCCCAGGGTGAC
This region includes:
- a CDS encoding UDP-N-acetylglucosamine pyrophosphorylase; protein product: MAKGVRMAAPFSVEIGAEVSVDRISGQEVVFYSGTKIFGSQTLISAGVKIGAEGPATVVDCRLGRQVELNGGFFQSSVFLDKASLADGAHVREGTLLEEETKAGHTVGLKQTILFPFVTLGSLINFCDCLMAGGTGRDAHSEVGSSYVHFNYTPQQDKATPSLIGDVPQGVMLDQAPIFLGGQGGMVGPLRIDYGTVITAGTVWRRDSAGAKLLHGGEGRPLRQDYQAGFYGDIRGKVYNNINYIANLLALQQWYLHVRSPFFRKREMGEALMAGALDLIESAIGERIKQLRVFSEKMHKSAALGKSKGGGEVDMLRRQLELAEKWPELEVCLQAPLEADDVMRRYRDTFLEMFLKQGSPGDDYIAVIRALNADARQAGTQWLQRIVEQVSGRALAVLPSLRFFNSE